From Piliocolobus tephrosceles isolate RC106 chromosome 16, ASM277652v3, whole genome shotgun sequence, the proteins below share one genomic window:
- the CNTROB gene encoding centrobin isoform X5, whose product MESVRGQLQTMLQTSRDTAYRDPLIPGGGSERREEDSFDSDSTATLLNTRPLQDLSPSSSAQALEELFPRYTSLRPGPPLNPPDCQGLRDALDSEHTRRKHCERHIQSLQTRVLELQQQLAVAVAADRKKDTMIEQLDKTLARVVEGWNRHEAERTEVLRGLQEERQAAELTRSKQQETVIRLEQSLSEAMEALNREQESARLQQRERETLEEERQALTLSLEAEQQRCCALQEERDAARAGQLSEHRELETLQAALEEERQTWAQQEHQLKEHYQVLQEENQAQLEREKEKSQREAQAAWEAQHQLALVQSEVRRLEGELDTARRERDALQLEMSLVQARYESQRIQLESELAVQLEQRVTERLAQAQESSLRQAASLREHHRKQLQDLSGQHQQELASQLAQFKVEMAEREERQQQVAEDYELRLAREQARVRELQNGNQQLEEQRVELVERLQAMLQAHWDEANQLLSTTLPPPNPSAPPAGPSSPGPQEPEKEERTVWTMPPVAVALKPVLQQSREARDELPGAPPVLCSSSSDLSLLLGPSFQSQHSFQPLEPKPDLTPSTAGAFSALGAFHPNHRAERPFPEEDPGPDGEGLLKQGLPPAQLEGLKNFLHQLLETVSQNNENPAVDLLPPKSGPLTAPSWEEAPQVPRIPPPVHKTKVPLAMASSLFRVQELPSSHSQGSGPSSGSPERGGDGLTFPRQLMEVSQLLRLYQARGWGALPAEDLLLYLKRLEHSGTDGQGDNVPRRNIDSRLGEIPRKEIPSQSVPRRPATAPKTEKPPARKKSGHHAPSSMRSRGGVWR is encoded by the exons ACCCGGCCCCTGCAAGACTTGTCTCCATCTAGCTCAGCCCAAGCCCTGGAGGAGCTGTTTCCCCGCTACACCAGCCTTCGACCAGGGCCTCCACTCAATCCCCCAGATTGTCAGGGGCTGAGAGATGCATTGGATTCAGAGCATACCCGCCGCAAG CATTGTGAGCGCCATATTCAGAGCCTGCAGACCCGAGTGTTAGAGCTACAGCAACAATTAGCCGTGGCTGTGGCTGCCGATCGCAAGAAAGATACCATGATTGAGCAACTGGACAAG ACCCTGGCCCGTGTGGTGGAGGGCTGGAACCGGCATGAGGCTGAGCGGACAGAGGTTCTCAGGGGACTTCAAGAGGAACGCCAGGCAGCAGAGCTCACCAGAAGCaagcagcaggag ACAGTAATCCGCCTGGAACAAAGCCTTTCTGAGGCCATGGAGGCCCTGAATCGTGAGCAGGAAAGTGCCAGACTGCAGCAACGGGAAAGAGAGACATTG GAGGAGGAAAGGCAAGCTCTGACCCTGAGCTTGGAGGCAGAACAGCAGCGGTGCTGTGCCCTGCAGGAAGAGCGGGATGCAGCTCGGGCTGGGCAATTGAGTGAGCATCGCGAGTTGGAGACTCTTCAGGCTGCCTTAGAAGAAGAACGGCAGACCTGGGCCCAGCAAGAGCACCAGCTTAAGGAACACTACCAGGTGCTGCAGGAGGAGAACCAGGCTCAGTTGGAAAGGGAGAAG GAGAAGAGCCAGAGGGAAGCCCAGGCCGCCTGGGAGGCCCAGCACCAGTTGGCGTTGGTGCAGTCTGAGGTGCGGCGGCTGGAAGGAGAGCTGGATACAGctcggagagagagagatgccctGCAGCTGGAAATGAGCTTGGTGCAG GCCCGGTATGAAAGCCAGCGGATCCAGCTGGAGTCGGAGCTGGCTGTGCAGCTGGAGCAACGGGTGACAGAGCGGCTGGCGCAGGCTCAGGAGAGCAGCCTACGGCAAGCAGCCTCCCTCAGGGAACATCACAG GAAGCAGCTGCAGGACCTAAGTGGACAGCACCAGCAGGAGCTAGCCAGTCAGCTAGCTCAGTTCAAGGTGGAAATGGCAGAGCGAGAGGAGCGGCAACAGCAGGTGGCTGAGGACTACGAGCTCAG acTGGCCCGGGAGCAAGCGCGAGTGCGCGAACTGCAGAATGGGAACCAGCAGCTGGAGGAGCAGCGGGTGGAGCTGGTGGAAAGACTGCAGGCCATGCTGCAGGCCCACTGGGATGAGGCCAACCAGCTGCTCAGCACCACTCTCCCACCGCCCAACCCTTCA GCTCCTCCTGCTGGACCCTCCAGCCCCGGGCCTCAGGAAccggagaaggaggagaggacgGTCTGGACTATGCCTCCTGTGGCCGTGGCCCTGAAGCCTGTATTGCAGCAGAGCCGGGAAGCAAGGGACGAGCTACCTGGAGCACCTCCTGTTCTTTGCAGTTCCTCCTCAGATCTTAGCCTCCTGTTGGGCCCCTCTTTTCAGAGCCAACATTCTTTCCAACCCCTGGAGCCTAAACCAGACCTCACTCCATCCACAG CTGGGGCCTTCTCTGCACTTGGGGCCTTCCATCCCAACCATAGGGCAGAAAGGCCATTCCCTGAGGAAGATCCTGGACCTGACGGGGAGGGCCTCCTAAAGCAAGGGCTGCCGCCTGCTCAGCTGGAGGGCCTCAAGAATTTTTTGCACCAG TTGCTGGAGACAGTGTCCCAGAACAATGAGAACCCTGCTGTCGATCTGTTGCCCCCTAAGTCTG GTCCTCTGACTGCCCCATCTTGGGAGGAAGCCCCTCAAGTGCCACGTATTCCACCCCCTGTCCACAAAACCAAAGTTCCCTTAGCCATGGCATCCAGTCTTTTCCGGGTCCAGGAGCTTCCGTCCTCCCATTCACAAGGCAGTGGTCCCAGCAGTGGTTCCCCAGAGAGAG GTGGAGATGGGCTCACATTCCCAAGGCAGCTGATGGAGGTGTCTCAACTGTTGCGACTCTACCAGGCTCGGGGCTGGGGGGCTCTGCCTGCTGAGGATCTCCTGCTCTACCTGAAGAGGCTGGAACACAGCGG GACTGATGGCCAAGGGGATAATGTCCCCAGAAGGAACATAGACTCCCGCTTGGGTGAGATCCCCCGGAAAGAG ATTCCCTCCCAGTCTGTCCCTCGCCGCCCTGCTACAGCCCCCAAGACTGAAAAACCTCCCGCACGGAAGAAAAGTGGGCACCATGCCCCGAGTAGCATGAGGAGCCGGGGGGGAGTCTGGAGATGA
- the CNTROB gene encoding centrobin isoform X4, which produces MVLSISLRWKVFGVSSRPCSKPHVIQPIVRDPLIPGGGSERREEDSFDSDSTATLLNTRPLQDLSPSSSAQALEELFPRYTSLRPGPPLNPPDCQGLRDALDSEHTRRKHCERHIQSLQTRVLELQQQLAVAVAADRKKDTMIEQLDKTLARVVEGWNRHEAERTEVLRGLQEERQAAELTRSKQQETVIRLEQSLSEAMEALNREQESARLQQRERETLEEERQALTLSLEAEQQRCCALQEERDAARAGQLSEHRELETLQAALEEERQTWAQQEHQLKEHYQVLQEENQAQLEREKEKSQREAQAAWEAQHQLALVQSEVRRLEGELDTARRERDALQLEMSLVQARYESQRIQLESELAVQLEQRVTERLAQAQESSLRQAASLREHHRKQLQDLSGQHQQELASQLAQFKVEMAEREERQQQVAEDYELRLAREQARVRELQNGNQQLEEQRVELVERLQAMLQAHWDEANQLLSTTLPPPNPSAPPAGPSSPGPQEPEKEERTVWTMPPVAVALKPVLQQSREARDELPGAPPVLCSSSSDLSLLLGPSFQSQHSFQPLEPKPDLTPSTAGAFSALGAFHPNHRAERPFPEEDPGPDGEGLLKQGLPPAQLEGLKNFLHQLLETVSQNNENPAVDLLPPKSGPLTAPSWEEAPQVPRIPPPVHKTKVPLAMASSLFRVQELPSSHSQGSGPSSGSPERGGDGLTFPRQLMEVSQLLRLYQARGWGALPAEDLLLYLKRLEHSGTDGQGDNVPRRNIDSRLGEIPRKEIPSQSVPRRPATAPKTEKPPARKKSGHHAPSSMRSRGGVWR; this is translated from the exons ACCCGGCCCCTGCAAGACTTGTCTCCATCTAGCTCAGCCCAAGCCCTGGAGGAGCTGTTTCCCCGCTACACCAGCCTTCGACCAGGGCCTCCACTCAATCCCCCAGATTGTCAGGGGCTGAGAGATGCATTGGATTCAGAGCATACCCGCCGCAAG CATTGTGAGCGCCATATTCAGAGCCTGCAGACCCGAGTGTTAGAGCTACAGCAACAATTAGCCGTGGCTGTGGCTGCCGATCGCAAGAAAGATACCATGATTGAGCAACTGGACAAG ACCCTGGCCCGTGTGGTGGAGGGCTGGAACCGGCATGAGGCTGAGCGGACAGAGGTTCTCAGGGGACTTCAAGAGGAACGCCAGGCAGCAGAGCTCACCAGAAGCaagcagcaggag ACAGTAATCCGCCTGGAACAAAGCCTTTCTGAGGCCATGGAGGCCCTGAATCGTGAGCAGGAAAGTGCCAGACTGCAGCAACGGGAAAGAGAGACATTG GAGGAGGAAAGGCAAGCTCTGACCCTGAGCTTGGAGGCAGAACAGCAGCGGTGCTGTGCCCTGCAGGAAGAGCGGGATGCAGCTCGGGCTGGGCAATTGAGTGAGCATCGCGAGTTGGAGACTCTTCAGGCTGCCTTAGAAGAAGAACGGCAGACCTGGGCCCAGCAAGAGCACCAGCTTAAGGAACACTACCAGGTGCTGCAGGAGGAGAACCAGGCTCAGTTGGAAAGGGAGAAG GAGAAGAGCCAGAGGGAAGCCCAGGCCGCCTGGGAGGCCCAGCACCAGTTGGCGTTGGTGCAGTCTGAGGTGCGGCGGCTGGAAGGAGAGCTGGATACAGctcggagagagagagatgccctGCAGCTGGAAATGAGCTTGGTGCAG GCCCGGTATGAAAGCCAGCGGATCCAGCTGGAGTCGGAGCTGGCTGTGCAGCTGGAGCAACGGGTGACAGAGCGGCTGGCGCAGGCTCAGGAGAGCAGCCTACGGCAAGCAGCCTCCCTCAGGGAACATCACAG GAAGCAGCTGCAGGACCTAAGTGGACAGCACCAGCAGGAGCTAGCCAGTCAGCTAGCTCAGTTCAAGGTGGAAATGGCAGAGCGAGAGGAGCGGCAACAGCAGGTGGCTGAGGACTACGAGCTCAG acTGGCCCGGGAGCAAGCGCGAGTGCGCGAACTGCAGAATGGGAACCAGCAGCTGGAGGAGCAGCGGGTGGAGCTGGTGGAAAGACTGCAGGCCATGCTGCAGGCCCACTGGGATGAGGCCAACCAGCTGCTCAGCACCACTCTCCCACCGCCCAACCCTTCA GCTCCTCCTGCTGGACCCTCCAGCCCCGGGCCTCAGGAAccggagaaggaggagaggacgGTCTGGACTATGCCTCCTGTGGCCGTGGCCCTGAAGCCTGTATTGCAGCAGAGCCGGGAAGCAAGGGACGAGCTACCTGGAGCACCTCCTGTTCTTTGCAGTTCCTCCTCAGATCTTAGCCTCCTGTTGGGCCCCTCTTTTCAGAGCCAACATTCTTTCCAACCCCTGGAGCCTAAACCAGACCTCACTCCATCCACAG CTGGGGCCTTCTCTGCACTTGGGGCCTTCCATCCCAACCATAGGGCAGAAAGGCCATTCCCTGAGGAAGATCCTGGACCTGACGGGGAGGGCCTCCTAAAGCAAGGGCTGCCGCCTGCTCAGCTGGAGGGCCTCAAGAATTTTTTGCACCAG TTGCTGGAGACAGTGTCCCAGAACAATGAGAACCCTGCTGTCGATCTGTTGCCCCCTAAGTCTG GTCCTCTGACTGCCCCATCTTGGGAGGAAGCCCCTCAAGTGCCACGTATTCCACCCCCTGTCCACAAAACCAAAGTTCCCTTAGCCATGGCATCCAGTCTTTTCCGGGTCCAGGAGCTTCCGTCCTCCCATTCACAAGGCAGTGGTCCCAGCAGTGGTTCCCCAGAGAGAG GTGGAGATGGGCTCACATTCCCAAGGCAGCTGATGGAGGTGTCTCAACTGTTGCGACTCTACCAGGCTCGGGGCTGGGGGGCTCTGCCTGCTGAGGATCTCCTGCTCTACCTGAAGAGGCTGGAACACAGCGG GACTGATGGCCAAGGGGATAATGTCCCCAGAAGGAACATAGACTCCCGCTTGGGTGAGATCCCCCGGAAAGAG ATTCCCTCCCAGTCTGTCCCTCGCCGCCCTGCTACAGCCCCCAAGACTGAAAAACCTCCCGCACGGAAGAAAAGTGGGCACCATGCCCCGAGTAGCATGAGGAGCCGGGGGGGAGTCTGGAGATGA
- the CNTROB gene encoding centrobin isoform X6, translating into MMEILSLKHCERHIQSLQTRVLELQQQLAVAVAADRKKDTMIEQLDKTLARVVEGWNRHEAERTEVLRGLQEERQAAELTRSKQQETVIRLEQSLSEAMEALNREQESARLQQRERETLEEERQALTLSLEAEQQRCCALQEERDAARAGQLSEHRELETLQAALEEERQTWAQQEHQLKEHYQVLQEENQAQLEREKEKSQREAQAAWEAQHQLALVQSEVRRLEGELDTARRERDALQLEMSLVQARYESQRIQLESELAVQLEQRVTERLAQAQESSLRQAASLREHHRKQLQDLSGQHQQELASQLAQFKVEMAEREERQQQVAEDYELRLAREQARVRELQNGNQQLEEQRVELVERLQAMLQAHWDEANQLLSTTLPPPNPSAPPAGPSSPGPQEPEKEERTVWTMPPVAVALKPVLQQSREARDELPGAPPVLCSSSSDLSLLLGPSFQSQHSFQPLEPKPDLTPSTAGAFSALGAFHPNHRAERPFPEEDPGPDGEGLLKQGLPPAQLEGLKNFLHQLLETVSQNNENPAVDLLPPKSGPLTAPSWEEAPQVPRIPPPVHKTKVPLAMASSLFRVQELPSSHSQGSGPSSGSPERGGDGLTFPRQLMEVSQLLRLYQARGWGALPAEDLLLYLKRLEHSGTDGQGDNVPRRNIDSRLGEIPRKEIPSQSVPRRPATAPKTEKPPARKKSGHHAPSSMRSRGGVWR; encoded by the exons ATGATGGAGATCTTGAGCCTCAAG CATTGTGAGCGCCATATTCAGAGCCTGCAGACCCGAGTGTTAGAGCTACAGCAACAATTAGCCGTGGCTGTGGCTGCCGATCGCAAGAAAGATACCATGATTGAGCAACTGGACAAG ACCCTGGCCCGTGTGGTGGAGGGCTGGAACCGGCATGAGGCTGAGCGGACAGAGGTTCTCAGGGGACTTCAAGAGGAACGCCAGGCAGCAGAGCTCACCAGAAGCaagcagcaggag ACAGTAATCCGCCTGGAACAAAGCCTTTCTGAGGCCATGGAGGCCCTGAATCGTGAGCAGGAAAGTGCCAGACTGCAGCAACGGGAAAGAGAGACATTG GAGGAGGAAAGGCAAGCTCTGACCCTGAGCTTGGAGGCAGAACAGCAGCGGTGCTGTGCCCTGCAGGAAGAGCGGGATGCAGCTCGGGCTGGGCAATTGAGTGAGCATCGCGAGTTGGAGACTCTTCAGGCTGCCTTAGAAGAAGAACGGCAGACCTGGGCCCAGCAAGAGCACCAGCTTAAGGAACACTACCAGGTGCTGCAGGAGGAGAACCAGGCTCAGTTGGAAAGGGAGAAG GAGAAGAGCCAGAGGGAAGCCCAGGCCGCCTGGGAGGCCCAGCACCAGTTGGCGTTGGTGCAGTCTGAGGTGCGGCGGCTGGAAGGAGAGCTGGATACAGctcggagagagagagatgccctGCAGCTGGAAATGAGCTTGGTGCAG GCCCGGTATGAAAGCCAGCGGATCCAGCTGGAGTCGGAGCTGGCTGTGCAGCTGGAGCAACGGGTGACAGAGCGGCTGGCGCAGGCTCAGGAGAGCAGCCTACGGCAAGCAGCCTCCCTCAGGGAACATCACAG GAAGCAGCTGCAGGACCTAAGTGGACAGCACCAGCAGGAGCTAGCCAGTCAGCTAGCTCAGTTCAAGGTGGAAATGGCAGAGCGAGAGGAGCGGCAACAGCAGGTGGCTGAGGACTACGAGCTCAG acTGGCCCGGGAGCAAGCGCGAGTGCGCGAACTGCAGAATGGGAACCAGCAGCTGGAGGAGCAGCGGGTGGAGCTGGTGGAAAGACTGCAGGCCATGCTGCAGGCCCACTGGGATGAGGCCAACCAGCTGCTCAGCACCACTCTCCCACCGCCCAACCCTTCA GCTCCTCCTGCTGGACCCTCCAGCCCCGGGCCTCAGGAAccggagaaggaggagaggacgGTCTGGACTATGCCTCCTGTGGCCGTGGCCCTGAAGCCTGTATTGCAGCAGAGCCGGGAAGCAAGGGACGAGCTACCTGGAGCACCTCCTGTTCTTTGCAGTTCCTCCTCAGATCTTAGCCTCCTGTTGGGCCCCTCTTTTCAGAGCCAACATTCTTTCCAACCCCTGGAGCCTAAACCAGACCTCACTCCATCCACAG CTGGGGCCTTCTCTGCACTTGGGGCCTTCCATCCCAACCATAGGGCAGAAAGGCCATTCCCTGAGGAAGATCCTGGACCTGACGGGGAGGGCCTCCTAAAGCAAGGGCTGCCGCCTGCTCAGCTGGAGGGCCTCAAGAATTTTTTGCACCAG TTGCTGGAGACAGTGTCCCAGAACAATGAGAACCCTGCTGTCGATCTGTTGCCCCCTAAGTCTG GTCCTCTGACTGCCCCATCTTGGGAGGAAGCCCCTCAAGTGCCACGTATTCCACCCCCTGTCCACAAAACCAAAGTTCCCTTAGCCATGGCATCCAGTCTTTTCCGGGTCCAGGAGCTTCCGTCCTCCCATTCACAAGGCAGTGGTCCCAGCAGTGGTTCCCCAGAGAGAG GTGGAGATGGGCTCACATTCCCAAGGCAGCTGATGGAGGTGTCTCAACTGTTGCGACTCTACCAGGCTCGGGGCTGGGGGGCTCTGCCTGCTGAGGATCTCCTGCTCTACCTGAAGAGGCTGGAACACAGCGG GACTGATGGCCAAGGGGATAATGTCCCCAGAAGGAACATAGACTCCCGCTTGGGTGAGATCCCCCGGAAAGAG ATTCCCTCCCAGTCTGTCCCTCGCCGCCCTGCTACAGCCCCCAAGACTGAAAAACCTCCCGCACGGAAGAAAAGTGGGCACCATGCCCCGAGTAGCATGAGGAGCCGGGGGGGAGTCTGGAGATGA